In Bacteroidota bacterium, a single window of DNA contains:
- a CDS encoding efflux RND transporter periplasmic adaptor subunit: protein MSKKLFVYLAAVAIVVVGGYFLIYGKSGKAEATYDFATVTKGSIETTVSATGTLSPVTTIDVGTQVSGTIDSVYVDYNDTVKAGRVLAVLDTTLLNAAVMDADANVDRSEAQLVQAKADYERNKALLDRGLISDAEYLPFQVSLKSQEASLKSSQAALLRAKRNLQYAVIKSPINGIVISRNVEAGQTVASSLSTPTLFVIAENLSRMEILADIDESDIGQIEVGQPVRFTVATYADKEFTGSVKQVRLQPRTVSNVVTYTAVVEADNESGFLLPGMTATIDFVTQSHDDVLLIPSKALRFNPTEDQLAEFEKRMEKERAAKTESGPRATGDSTTGSQPQGQGQFVGAMMPGEGGGRRSGGAVWYLDSLGQLAMAPLRPGLSDGVNTEILRSRVLTEGMKIIL, encoded by the coding sequence ATGAGCAAGAAGCTCTTCGTCTATTTGGCGGCGGTGGCCATCGTGGTTGTCGGAGGCTATTTTCTAATCTACGGCAAATCTGGTAAAGCCGAGGCTACGTATGACTTTGCCACCGTCACCAAAGGCAGTATCGAAACTACCGTCTCCGCCACCGGCACGCTCTCGCCGGTGACTACGATCGATGTCGGCACCCAGGTGTCGGGCACGATTGATTCGGTCTATGTCGATTACAACGATACCGTTAAGGCCGGCCGGGTGCTCGCCGTTCTTGATACAACGCTGCTGAACGCCGCTGTTATGGATGCGGACGCCAATGTCGACCGGTCCGAGGCGCAGCTCGTTCAGGCCAAGGCCGACTACGAGCGGAACAAAGCATTGTTGGATCGCGGGTTGATTTCCGACGCCGAGTATCTGCCGTTTCAGGTCAGCTTGAAATCGCAGGAAGCGTCGTTGAAATCGTCCCAGGCTGCCCTTTTGAGAGCCAAACGAAACCTGCAATACGCGGTTATTAAATCGCCGATCAACGGTATTGTAATCAGCCGCAATGTCGAGGCGGGGCAGACCGTGGCCTCGAGCCTTTCCACCCCGACCCTGTTCGTTATTGCCGAGAACCTTTCCCGGATGGAGATCCTTGCCGATATCGATGAGAGCGACATCGGCCAAATCGAGGTTGGCCAGCCGGTGCGATTTACGGTCGCCACCTATGCCGATAAGGAATTCACCGGCAGCGTCAAACAGGTTCGCTTGCAACCGCGCACTGTCTCGAATGTCGTGACCTATACCGCTGTGGTCGAGGCCGACAACGAAAGCGGCTTCCTGTTGCCCGGTATGACGGCGACTATAGATTTTGTCACGCAGAGTCACGATGACGTGCTTTTGATTCCGAGTAAGGCGCTCCGTTTCAACCCGACCGAGGACCAGCTTGCCGAATTCGAAAAGCGTATGGAAAAAGAGCGGGCCGCCAAAACAGAGAGCGGACCAAGAGCGACTGGTGACAGTACCACCGGCTCACAACCGCAGGGCCAAGGGCAGTTTGTCGGCGCTATGATGCCGGGTGAAGGTGGGGGTCGGCGCAGCGGCGGGGCGGTCTGGTATCTTGATTCTCTCGGTCAACTGGCGATGGCGCCGTTGCGGCCGGGTTTGTCCGACGGCGTCAACACCGAAATTCTGCGCTCGCGTGTCCTCACCGAGGGGATGAAAATTATACTCG